The following is a genomic window from Pseudothermotoga thermarum DSM 5069.
CCCTTAAGACCGTATTTGAGTATTATCAAAAGCTCGCGCATTTTTACAGCTCCTTCACGATTTGCAGTATGTTGTCTTCGCTGCTTGTCAACTTTAAGAAGATATCTTCAAGACTGCCCTGGGTAGTTTTGGAAAGAAGCCTTAACTGTTCCATGGTGCCTTCGGCAATCAACCTACCTGAGTTGATTATCCCAATTCTTTGACACATTTTTTCCGCTATTTCCATGATATGAGTTGTCATGAAAATTGTGCAACCTTCTTGAGAATATTTTAGAAGAAGCATTTTTAAGATTCTTGCAGATTTCGCATCCAAACCAACCGTCGGTTCATCGAGAAATATAACTTTTGGTTTTCTCATCAAAACACTTATAAGGATAAGTTTTTGTTTCATCCCATGCGACATTTCCAAGATCAGCTTATCAAGGTAGTCCACGGAAAATGCTTCACATAACTCCCTTATTCTAGAGTTTGCTTGATTTTTGTCGAGTCCATAGATTTCGCACACAAAGGAAAGAAATTCATGCCCTTTAAGGTACGGATAAATCTTTGGTTCCTCTGGTGCTACACCTATCATTTTCTTTATTTCAAGCTCACTTTTTTTCATATCCAAACCAAGTATTCTTATTTCACCAAAAGTCGGTCGCATGGTGCCGGTTAGCATTCGTATTGTTGTCGTTTTTCCAGCTCCGTTGGGACCGAGAAAACCGTATATTTCCCCTTCTTCCACTTTAAGATTCAATCCGTCAACGGCTCTAAATTTGCCAAAATCCTTTGTCAAATTGA
Proteins encoded in this region:
- a CDS encoding ABC transporter ATP-binding protein, translating into MVAIETFNLTKDFGKFRAVDGLNLKVEEGEIYGFLGPNGAGKTTTIRMLTGTMRPTFGEIRILGLDMKKSELEIKKMIGVAPEEPKIYPYLKGHEFLSFVCEIYGLDKNQANSRIRELCEAFSVDYLDKLILEMSHGMKQKLILISVLMRKPKVIFLDEPTVGLDAKSARILKMLLLKYSQEGCTIFMTTHIMEIAEKMCQRIGIINSGRLIAEGTMEQLRLLSKTTQGSLEDIFLKLTSSEDNILQIVKEL